The stretch of DNA TCATGGCCCATTATAGGGAATGGAAAATAAGCCGattttcttcaaactggtttgatggagatgacattcctgtggagatggatgtaccatctcCCAGTCGTCCTTTACATCATTTGCTTACTACTCAGGATTTGCTCCAGATTTTGTTTGAGCGACTTGggagggaagaaaagaaaaacatggcCATGTTGTGCAAGGGTTTGGTCAAAGTGGTTCCTTATAGGGAACGACCCGGGTAAAGGAGAGGGATTATTACCGAGACGCGTTCACGGAAATGAAAATGGTGTGATAACTATCGAAAAGAATAATCGGATGCTTGACCAGATTACGCATCTGCACGACTATGACTAATCGTGcagaaataattagacatcacaaaagacaagaacgacgatttttaaaggaaagagaagaagaatatgaaattgaggaACAGTCTGGGGATGAGAATTATTATGACTCCATTtgttagattagtttagaaatatgttgtgttatcttctgtttattgttattaggtattatcttgtgtttttttttttcaatataagccttagtaggctttaccattttgaaagcctgaaatggcttttgtaaatattttctaatattaatgaaataatattatgactatttctttgtttaatgtcattagcattcaatatattatatatatgctatatcaaaatggacaacaatatttcctatgaacattatcattaaaataaatgttcctttacaGGCATGATAATGGACAATGAGCATATTAGAATTGGATTACTGCATATTAGAATTGGATTCTTTGCATTATTGATGCAATAATATTTAATATACTTACTTACTTAACTCTTGTTAAACCGGACAATGagtacaagtgatgcaactacgtcttcttctacaaataacaactttaaaacaccaaggacaataattgaaacattaaatgCAATCCAAGACATTCCATTCTGTCCAGAGGAAAAGAAACCTAAAGTAGGACAAGTATTCAAACGCTAGAATCAACGAGTTATTCTACAAAGAATATTGTACAATCGTGGTTTACGCCAAGACTTGCAACAACAAAAAGGATTAAAGGCAATGAGTTaccaaacagttttgcattaaggaatGTTGTCTGCAATAGGCAAGGTGTAAAGGAAAGTAGGAAAAGGAAGAGGATCGATCATCGATACCGATCTTTCTGAGAATGATGCGAGAATCGATGTGACAGACATAAGCCGTGTGAGGCCGATTACAAGAATTGACTGTCGTGCATTAGTGCGGTTTAAATACCAAGAAAATGGAACTTATATTGTTACAGTTCGATGAAGCGCATAACCATCCACTTGCTTCGCTTGAATCTACAATATTCTTGAAAGGAAACCGAAAAATGACAGAGGTACCGAAGCAATTTGTCACAAAGGTAAAGGTGCTAAAACTAGGTGGTGTGAAAGCCTATAGAGGTTGGAAGGAGCTGTGTGGAGGTTACAACAACATTGGGGCTACCGAGGTTGATTTCAAAAACTTTGTCAGGGACATAAAAACCTACATTGGTAATTTTGATGCACAAATGTTTGTTGAAAATCTTATAGGGAGAAAAGACACATGCagttcattttactttgattttatagTAGATGAAAACAAGTGCCTGGCTGGAGTGTTTTGGGCAGATCCGATCTGCATAAAGAACTACATCTTTGTTCGGTGAGGTTTTATCAGCAGATGCTACATATAGAACAAACAAGTATGATATGGTGTTTGTGTCTTTCACAGGAGTTGATCACCACAAAAGGTGCATAACGTTTGGAGCTGGGTTGTTAGGTGATGAAAGTATTGAGTGTTATACATGGCTGTTCAAGACATTTTTGGAAGCAATGGGCGGGTGCCAACCGAGAATTATAATTACGATCGGGACAAATCAATGAAGTCGGTGGTCCCTAAGTGTTTAAGGAGTCAACACACAGATTGTGCATGTGGCACATAATGAAGAAACTAAGAGAGAAAGTCAGTTATCAACTGTTTCAAGATGAGGATTTTAAGACCAGGCTCAAtaggtgtgtttggaacaaccaacTTGAGCCTGATGAATTCGAAGAACAATGGGGGAATATAATGACTGATTATCAACTTGTAGAACACGAGTGGTTTTCAGATTTGTACGATCTCAGGGAACAGTGGATCCCTGCCTACTTTAAAGATGTTTCAATGTCTGGCTTGATGAGGGTTACTTCTAGGTCTGAGAGTGAAAACAGTTTCTTTGACAGGTTCCTCACACCTCATTTGACCCTTGTTGAGTTTTGGGTGTGCTATGAGAGTGCCTTGGAAGCACAAAGACACAAGCAGTCCAAATTGAACAGTGACAACAAACACTCTGAAATTCCACGGAAAACAAAGTCAAACCTTGAAGTCCATGCTTCTGAAATGTACTCGcacaacattttcaaagactTCCAAACAGAATTGGTTGCGACTTTGTCGATTGCCGTTTTAAAGATGTggagaagattgatgagacaaaaatatatattctaacAGACTTGCAGATGCCAAATAAGTCATGGAACGTAGCATATTCACCAGATAACATGGAGATTACTTGTTCTGTTCTATGTTTCGAGAGAATGGGCTTGTTGTCACGAGCACTTTGCCTTTGGATTCTACACAACCAAGATTTTCGAAAAATACCGAACAAAGACATAACGCAAAGATGGACAAAAGCTGCAATGAGTAAGCCTGTCTTTGACAAAGATGGCAAACGATAGATGTCTCTCAAAAGTTTTACGACCGGAAAAGTTTGAGTCTTGAGTGTGGCAAGAGGTTTATTCTTGTGTCGGCGTAGGCCGAGTGTGATGATAACGACATGAAGCTTTTGATTGAAAAACTGAGAGATATTAGATTGGATATGATTAGTAACAGAAGTGTACTagcaaagaagaaagacaagatgaaagaaatagaaaagtatgtgggctgcaaaatacctgagaagttggtgattcatgttcctaaaaaatctaaaaacaagggtaggaccaagggcaagagaattgaatcacaaatgttaaaagccctaaagaagagaggaaaagagaagaGGTATTGCAAAACATGTGGCCGCCAAGGACACAACTCTAGAACTTGCAAAGAAACAAACCATCCGACAGTATCTATAATTTGGTTTCTTGTTAAAGCATATTACattaatgttaaataattattaaattatacaagCATAGCGGATAGTGTTTACCTTCCAAAATATTCAATCTTATATGGAGGCACATAAGCTCTTTGTGAAATGAACATTATGGTTGTTCTAAAGGCACAGATGAAAATTTCAGCAATGTATATTTGGTTAACATTAAATCTATTATCaatttagttgttcattttggccattttctccttataaaatctgatatttaatttacattttgatgcatattcaccaaatactaccatgaagatgacgacgatgaaggagatgaatctgatgatgtggaggacgacgatgaagaagatgaatctgataacgaagtggaaggtgcaaatttttgattcaaggatagacatccataatatacactacgagaacattcttaaaggcttgtatgcacaattcgattatctttgccaaagtacattactcttatagggaaagtatatttcatttttattaaagcatcattattgttgttctgcaaggaacattcttaaatgcttgtatgtacattactcttatagccaaagtacattactcttatagggaaagtatattacatttttattaaagcatcattattgttgttctgcaaggaacattcttaaaggcttgtatgtacattactcttatagccaaagtacattactcttatagccaaagtatattacatttgtattaaaggttcattattgttgttctgcaaggaacattcttaaaggcttgtatgtacattactcttatagccaaagtacattactcttataccttaagtatattacatttgtattaaaggttcattgttgttgttctgcaaggaacattcttaaaggcttgtatgtacattactcttatagccaaagtacatgactcttatagccaaagtatataacatttgtattaaaggttcattattgttgttctgcagggacaacatcaacttgattggaattgttttcccagagtacaataattttaagacgttttgcacaataaacattattgttgttcagcaagaacataataaactttattgaaatTTGTTTCCGGAATATAACACTCTCTTGAATTAAATTTTTTTCAAACTTCAGGTTGTACGACTCACAGCTTCCTCAATATATGTTACATTACTCACACACATGTCACAAACGAAACTAAAAAAAGTTTTTACGGCTTCAATTCagcatcttcctcatcttcatcatcatattCTTCCAATGGCAGTGGGTTTGAACGGAAATTCATTGCCTTCTTTAGTACAACATCAAAACATACATTGCCTTCATTTGAAATCATATATGAAATGTATTTCTTCCGAGAATCGATAGGGGAGCATCctagcaaaataaagaaaacaagggattagaacatgtacaaatgtgtactgaattatgtattaaaaataattatattacttcaaactcacatcgccttttttaagcccacgggtccaatttagattacccttaaatgtctccatatgtctcaTAACGTAAACACCACAATCAGTCTTGTTAGTGTTGTTTCTCCACTTCATCTTTGCAAGAATAGGCTGCAGTTTTTTAATGCGATCAACTTTTACCTTTGAAACACCGATGTCTTTCAAGTATTCTGCTAGAACATTACGCTGGCGGAGAAGGGTGCGGGAAAACATTAGGACACTAATAATTATGAGGTACAATAtcacaaaaattagaaaattaagaCAGACACAAAATTTTTGGGAAGGTACACTCTATGTAAAGTCATTGTACATTCACAATAATGAATAAGAACAGTATGTAGTCTTTGTTAAGCAAAAGAGAGCATAGAATCTTACAAAAGACAGTGGTCTATTGTGGAAAAATTCTTCTGGTTTTCCGTCACGATACACATTATCAATGATGATGAACTTATACTTGTTCTTTGTCAATGACTAGTAAATTGTAATGCCTTTTATATATAATCGGGAAGAAGAAGCTCGTAGATTTTAAAAGATTTAATTAGGCAACaagcaaattaaatataacatgcaaaaagagtgtatattgtcaatgctaaccaaatcaattctatccgggttaaccgagaattgggtaaactcttctttcattatatccttaatcaCGATAAAATTTTCAACGATGTCCGATTATCCATGAAGCATCATCTGTATGCAAGACAAGTAAAGTTTTTGATGTTAATCAAGGGAAAAaacattacaaaatttacttgttgaaataagtttatataaatatttgacttACAGACACACAATTTGTGGTGAAAAAAATTCGATAAGGCTCGGAAGAGTTTCTTCTAGATTCCTTGGCATTCAAAAGTTTTGCCCAACAATCGATCACATCACTCGTTAAATATTTAGATTGTCGTAGCGTTGCCATTTCAATACGCCGAAGAGAAATTTCACCCACATGCACAAGAAGTTCCCTGGTTCAGGACTACCAGTGTTAACTCAAAACAGGATACAgaacattttaaatttaaatattgtacattagtagagatatatatatatatatacctggctaaatcggtatgttttcctctactaTACGACACATAATCAATCAATGCAATTACTGAAACTCGAAAGAGGAGTAATAATGCATGTATCTGTGCTTAGTAAATTACGATTTGCAAGGATGCTCGGAGACTCTGGTTGACTTCTTTCATGTTCATGAACATTTTCATTGTTGATGACTTCGCCCTTGGTAGTGTCACCACCACAACCAGATTATGCTCATTTATACTCTTGTCGTTTGTATTACTCACATCTGTCATGTTCTCATTCTTCTCAGAAGCATCATAGCCATCTGGTATAATATTCCCTTCTGTACAACCTACCTCCATTCTTCTCTTCTTAACCATAACAGTCTCATTGTTGTCAGGGACACCAATATCATCGGTActcttctctttctttccaaCTACCTCATCTTCTATCTTCTCATCCCCAACAGTCTCATCACCCTCGTAGAATTCTTCATCAGACGAATCCAGTTTCTTTGGGAAGGGCTTCTCTTGATACTGCTTCACCTTTGTTAAAACGTCATCACAAACAATGTTGCACTTGGATGAAACCAAAGTGCAAAGATATTTGATTCTCAATATTCGAAGTCCATCCATCTACAAAAGTTAAAATATCTTTAAGATAGGTAACTTGTAAACAAGAATGTGCTTTTAATACTTTAAGAAAGATCATTTAATTAAACCAAAATTACATTTACAATTATTGGATATAAATTGTTTAGAAACTTACGTTGTTTTTTGTCAACCCACAAGTCCAATACTGACCCCCCTTGTACGTTTCCATGTGTTTCAttgtg from Silene latifolia isolate original U9 population chromosome 10, ASM4854445v1, whole genome shotgun sequence encodes:
- the LOC141607701 gene encoding protein FAR1-RELATED SEQUENCE 5-like, coding for MELILLQFDEAHNHPLASLESTIFLKGNRKMTEVPKQFVTKVKVLKLGGVKAYRGWKELCGGYNNIGATEVDFKNFVRDIKTYIGNFDAQMFVENLIGRKDTCSSFYFDFIVDENKCLAGVFWADPICIKNYIFVR
- the LOC141607702 gene encoding protein FAR1-RELATED SEQUENCE 5-like, with product MKKLREKVSYQLFQDEDFKTRLNRCVWNNQLEPDEFEEQWGNIMTDYQLVEHEWFSDLYDLREQWIPAYFKDVSMSGLMRVTSRSESENSFFDRFLTPHLTLVEFWVCYESALEAQRHKQSKLNSDNKHSEIPRKTKSNLEVHASEMYSHNIFKDFQTELVATLSIAVLKMWRRLMRQKYIF